From a single Nothobranchius furzeri strain GRZ-AD chromosome 7, NfurGRZ-RIMD1, whole genome shotgun sequence genomic region:
- the kbtbd2 gene encoding kelch repeat and BTB domain-containing protein 2, translating to MSDLSERRPVNTDYAVSLLEQLKFFYEQKLLTDVVLLVEDTEFPCHKMVLATCSSYFRAMFMSGLSESKQTHVHLRNVDPATLKIIITYAYTGNLAISDSTVEPLYETACFLQVEDVLLQCRDYLVKKINAENCVRMLSIGDLFSCSELKQSAKRMVEHKFPRVYRQEAFLQLSHELLIDILSSDNLNVEKEETVREAAMLWLEYNMEARSQHLSSVISQIRIDALSEVTQRAWFQGLPPNDKSVVVQGLYKSMPKFFKPRLGMTKEEMLIFMEAMPESQGERPVMSTAVPTTIVCYSPQAEKVYKLCNPPGDLQKVGTLVTPDNDVYIAGGQISLKNSIANHGKSCKLQAVFRSVDSFFWFDAQQNAWVPKTPMLCARIKPSLVYCDGFIYAISGDNFGGELNKRTVERYDCEKDEWTMMSPLPFAWNWSTSVVAHDCIYVMTHDLMYCYFPRADTWVEMAMRQTSRCFASAAALGNLIFYIGGLHVVSNSGIRMPTSTIDGSSVTVEIYDVNKNEWRRAANIPAKRYSDPCVRAVVLLNALCIFIRETHMNERPKYAIYQYDLELDRWYLRQPVSERVLWDLGKDFRCAVGKLYPSCLEESPWKPPTYLFDGAEEFEVDGELVTFPHV from the exons ATGTCGGATCTTAGCGAGCGCAGGCCGGTCAACACGGACTACGCTGTCTCCCTGCTGGAGCAGCTCAAGTTCTTCTACGAACAGAAGTTACTGACAGATGTGGTGCTGCTGGTGGAGGACACGGAGTTCCCGTGCCACAAGATGGTCCTGGCCACGTGTAGCTCCTATTTCAG GGCGATGTTCATGAGCGGCCTCAGTGAGAGCAAGCAGACCCACGTCCACCTGAGGAACGTAGACCCCGCCACGCTGAAGATCATCATCACCTACGCGTACACGGGGAACCTGGCCATCAGCGACAGCACGGTGGAGCCGCTCTACGAGACGGCCTGCTTCCTCCAG GTGGAAGACGTCCTGCTGCAGTGCAGAGACTATCTGGTGAAGAAGATAAACGCTGAGAACTGCGTCCGCATGCTGAGCATCGGCGACCTCTTCAGCTGCAGCGAGCTGAAGCAGAGCGCCAAGCGCATGGTGGAGCACAAGTTCCCCCGAGTCTACCGCCAGGAGGCCTTCCTGCAGCTCTCCCACGAGCTGCTGATCGACATCCTCAGCAGCGACAACCTCAACGTGGAGAAGGAGGAGACGGTGCGCGAGGCGGCCATGCTGTGGTTGGAGTACAACATGGAAGCTCGCTCGCAGCACCTGTCCTCCGTCATCAGTCAGATCCGCATCGACGCGCTGTCGGAGGTGACGCAGCGCGCCTGGTTTCAGGGCCTGCCGCCCAACGACAAGTCCGTGGTGGTGCAGGGCCTCTACAAGTCCATGCCCAAGTTCTTCAAGCCTCGGTTGGGCATGACCAAAGAGGAGATGCTCATCTTCATGGAGGCCATGCCAGAGTCGCAGGGCGAGCGACCAGTCATGTCTACGGCCGTTCCTACGACGATAGTGTGCTACAGCCCGCAGGCGGAGAAGGTGTACAAGCTGTGTAACCCCCCAGGAGACCTGCAGAAGGTGGGAACCCTCGTCACTCCAGACAATGACGTGTACATCGCCGGTGGGCAGATCTCACTCAAGAACTCCATCGCCAATCACGGCAAGAGCTGCAAGCTGCAGGCCGTGTTCCGCTCGGTCGATAGCTTTTTCTGGTTCGACGCCCAGCAGAACGCCTGGGTGCCCAAAACCCCCATGCTGTGCGCCCGCATCAAGCCCTCGCTGGTCTACTGCGACGGCTTCATCTATGCAATCAGCGGGGACAACTTTGGAGGAGAGCTGAACAAGCGCACGGTGGAGCGCTACGACTGCGAGAAGGACGAGTGGACCATGATGAGCCCGCTGCCCTTTGCCTGGAACTGGAGCACCTCCGTGGTGGCGCACGACTGCATCTACGTGATGACCCATGACCTGATGTACTGCTACTTCCCTCGAGCTGACACCTGGGTGGAGATGGCCATGCGTCAGACCAGCCGCTGCTTCGCCTCCGCCGCCGCGTTGGGCAACCTCATCTTCTACATCGGCGGCCTCCACGTGGTCAGCAACTCCGGCATCCGCATGCCGACGAGCACCATCGACGGCTCCTCGGTCACCGTGGAGATCTACGACGTGAACAAAAATGAGTGGCGTCGGGCCGCCAACATCCCCGCCAAGCGCTACTCGGACCCGTGCGTGCGGGCCGTGGTGTTGCTCAACGCGCTCTGCATCTTCATCAGGGAAACCCACATGAACGAGCGCCCCAAGTACGCCATCTACCAGTACGACTTGGAGCTGGACCGCTGGTACCTGCGGCAGCCCGTGTCGGAACGCGTGCTCTGGGATCTGGGGAAGGACTTCCGCTGCGCCGTGGGGAAGCTGTACCCCTCCTGTCTGGAGGAGTCTCCGTGGAAACCCCCCACCTACCTCTTTGACGGAGCCGAGGAGTTCGAGGTGGACGGGGAGCTGGTGACCTTCCCTCATGTATAG